The genome window AAAGAGGGGCTACTCTTTTACAAGGAAATGCAAAAAGTTTAGAAGTAATGCTTTCATCACTTCTTGATAACGCTATTAAATACTCCCCTTCAAAAGCGAACATTTGGATATATACGTTAAGAAATACTAATGGAGTTACCATTTCTATAATAGATCAGGGCCCTGGCATTCCAACAGAAGAAAGAAAAAAAGTCTTTGAAAGGTTTTATCGATACAAAGGAGAAAGTGTACAGGGAAGTGGCTTAGGATTGTCGATAGTAAAAGATATCGCTGATTTTCATGATGCAACTATCTCTCTTGAAGATGGATTCGACGGGAAAGGATTAAAAGTCAGTGTATTTTTCCCTTTTAGAGCTAACTGAAGATTGTCAATTATTTTAGCTTCAGCAAAAATTTTTTCTTAGCAAAATTAAGTTAATAACAAATTACAAAATAAATTGTTTAAAAATTCATTAATATTTTACAAGCAGCATCTACAACACTTTGATCTCCACCAGCAAATCTGCTACAAACAAAAGGAGGAGTATCATGAAAAGAATGGAGTTAGCAAGGATTCTGCGAAAACCCGGAGAAAGCATACCTATAAAATTTGGTGATCCTCATCATGACCAATGGATTTTTGACATGTATGGTGGCGAACAAATCGTTAAAGAAAAATTGCCTGTTCTCTATAATGCTTTACGAACAACGGCATTGATTTCCCAAGGGGAAGTTAAGGAGAAAGAGACAGAAGGATTCGAAGATGGAGCTGAAATAGGAATCATCAAATGGGATAAGGAAAGCCACTCTCTCGTAATCAAAGCATCAACATCTCTCGTTTCAAAAGCTCTTTATATAGACGAAAAAATCGAAGTACGCACGTCAAAAGATGAACATGTAGCTACCTTTGCCCAAACGACTGAGGAGACAGATCACACGAAACTGGTACTCTGTTCTGATTTCGATCCTGCGGACTATGCCTCAAACGTACTGGAAATAGACTATACTTCCCATTGGGCAGAAGCGACAAATGGACAACTTAAAGGATTTCTGAGCAGCCGCAATATAGAGTCGCAAATATATCTATCTGGCGAAGTAAAAGAAGTACACTTACTAAAACCCGTCAAAAAGGATTCCACCCAAGAGAGCCCCATCAATATTTGCTACAACCGCAGACCTGTTGCCGAAGAGGAAATTGATTACATCTATGAGGAAAGCTTCGATCCTGCTACTGGAAAACAACGTCTCTTCGCGCCTCTCTCCGCATGGGTGGAGTTCGAAGATGACAGTGATCCTTTTAGATGTATTGATCTTAGTACCTTTGATCTGAAACTAGACTGCCAAAATGGTATTGCACGCTACACGAAGACAGACAGAGAAATTCCGCTGCAAGACAGGTTCGTTAAAGGTCAGGATGCACCGGCAAAGTACACAAATGGTTTTTTCTTCGACCTTGATCCAGACTGGAAGACAAATGTTCCTTCTAACCGATTACCTCAAAAAGACAAAGTCGACATCTACTTCACTGTTCAATATGTAAGAGAGAGCGGTGATAGAGGCAGCATACAGATCAGTAGCACGCTGGCCCCCCCTATACCTTCTAATGCCGCCCTTTCCAGATGCCTGCATATTCTGTGGGGATGCTTGTCTAAGGGAACTAAAATTCTCATGGCTGACGGATGTGAACGCCCTATCGAAACTATAAAGATCGGTGACTTAGTACAGATGAACACCAACGGTTATACTGCTGTAGTAACACAATGTATTAGGGGTAATGAAAAAGATGACATGATCCACTTCCACACACTAAACGGTCTTGACCTTGTCTGCACTAAAGACCATCCGATTGTTACTGACAAGGGAGCTATGAGAGCATCAGAAGTAACTGGCAACTGCCACTTTATACATCAAACTGGAGAAATCCTTAAACTTACAGGCATATGGGAAGTGCCCGGCGACGAGGTTTATAACTTGGAACTATGCCCCCAAGAAAATGATCCTTCCTCAAAAGAAGGCTGTACTTTTTTCGCTGAAGGTATCCTTGTAGGAGACAACAATATGCAAGCACTAGTAAAAGCACCTACGAATGAGATATTCGACAATCCCCACAGAGATAGCGCCGCAGTCAAGCAAACTCTGTGGGAGGCAATGAAATGAGCCATCAGAGAAGAAGTTTTTTCTCTCTGAAATGCAACCCTCCCGACTGTGCCATCATAAATGATCCCCCACTCATATCCCTATGCGGCAGTACTCCTTTCACCCTTAGCGCAAGATTCTATATCTCTAGCCGGGAATCAAATGCCACGATAATCACCCAAGAAGGCGTTTTTTCCTTAGAAATAGTAAAGGGTGCTCTTCGTTTTTTCTCAAAGGGACTAGGAACCTTCACTCTTGACATCGCTAAAGACCCTCTTGCAGAAAGGGACTGGAACAAAGTTGACATCGTCTACGACAAAACCAACGTCATAATATATTTACAAGGTTTTCCCGCACTGTCAGCCAAAACATCTTCCTCTCAATCTTCTTTCATCGACAAGAATACTCCATGGAAAATGGGCCTTATGGAGGGCTATTTACAAGATGTGGAGTTCTACTCCCAAGCTCTAGATAAAGATGAAGTACAAAAACTCTTCTTCTCCAATCATCATATTTCCCGAGATAAGATTGAATTATGGGCCGATTTTGGGGAGTACGAACCGCTTGACCGCAGTTCCCGTAAACATAAGCTACAGCTGACGGGAGGTTGCGACATAGTGAATCTGGTATATGGTATTACGCCGGGGAAAGAAGGTTGTATTGTTCCTATAGGAACCGCTCCCGTCAACCCAGGAAGTAAAGAGTGTTCAACGTTCACATTATTAGCTAAAGTGTATCTTGGCATTACGACAGAGGATAATGACACATATATCTTTTGTAACGGCACACCTGAAAAACCAGGATCCGTATGTTTGGGTTTATCCGATAAACAGACTCGCCCATTTTTTTCATTGGGAGAGAAACGTTTTACCTTCGACAGAGAGATCAAAGCTCAGAGATGGATAGACCTAACCGCGACTGTCTCTAGTACCTCAGTAAGCCTTCACATAGATGGATCCCCCGCTGGGAGCCATACCATCTCAACGTCCCCAGCAAGAACAGAAGGAGCCGAAATATACTTGGGCAACTGTCAGAAGGGAAGAACTTTCAACAACGGCCTCCAAGGACATCTGGATAGTATCTGTATCTTTTCCTCTGCCTTGACAGCAGAGAAGCTAACAGAATACGCTGATGTAGCACCTTACTACTTCGCCCCCGATCTAAAGGCTCTATGGATATTTTCTCAAGAAGGCAACGGCGCAGAGATCCTCCATGGTGGGAACCTCGCATATTCGAAAACAGAAGTAACCCTTATTGAAAATACTGTCTTAGACAGAGAACTACCTCCGTTCGAATTCGCCATGCCCGATAATGAAACAGGATTTAGCAACATGGAAGAATGGCAAAATCGTTTCGCCGCTGAAGTCTTCCTGCAAATATTGCATTCCGTAACAGGTCTTGAAGCTACGAGGGGATTTAAAGACGAGGAGAAACAGAAACTCAACGGTTCAATGTCGCTACTACTGAGGAATTGCTTAACTTCTGATCCTTCACTATCGAATCTAATGATAGAAGACGAGCCAGATTCTAAAGATATTCTCGAGTTTATTCTTGCCATATACGGGTGCTTTGAACTGAGCGTTATACTATACTCGTTTTATTGTGCTTGGATCACACATAACCCCTTTGGGACAAGACCCTTCATGGTACGATTCCTCTATTGTGTAAGCAAATGCATAAAAAGTCCGGAATATCTTGCAGCAAATGGAGCCTTTATCCTGGCTGTCAGTAGAGGAATAAAGGGATACAGGGAAATACACCATTTTCCCAACACCGATCCATCTCAACCTACTGGTAGCGAAGAGTGCACCCTTTTAGTTAAATCCATCGCCTTCTACGATGAAACACTTATCGATGCAGGAGCGCTGTTAGGGAGACCTGATTTCGACCATGATCCTGTGCTTCCTGAATGGAATTCTTCGGAACTTAAGAACGCATCGATTCTCTATCATAATCAGGGAGAAAAGACAGAAAACATATTCGTCAAGGCAACCCTCAACTGCAACAATTTCACCAATGAGAAAATTGTTGTCACTATAGGTGCCAGGACACCTGAGAAATCCCTTTTAGGAAGAATCCCAGAGATAAACTTTACAGTTACGAAAAGCGGAAACTATACTGTTAAACTTCCTTTGAAGGATAATACTCTTTCTGGAGCACATTCCCAATGTTACACTCAACAATGGGAATGGTATTTCAAGGTAAAAGGAAAAGTCGAACCGCTGGGAACCACAGAACATAAAATCTACGTCATCTTAGGAAAGCCCTTATCTCCATGGACAACAGAGAAAGATACTGCCAACTTGCCTGTCTACCCCATGATAGACTTATGCAACGAAGTGACCAAACAGGAGTGTACGGAGACTGCAAAAGATAGAAAATTTGCGTCTCAGTTCGTAAAATGGTTCAGAAGCTGCGGGAAATTTGCTTCCAGAGAAAGGCTAGATAGCCCACAGAATGCAAGATGGACCAATTTCCACCGCATCCTTACCATAGACGGCAAGGCTATCTTGACATCTATTCAAAACTTCGAAAAAACCCAAAAAACCGAGAACAAGGCCGCTTTCAACGATTTGGAAACAGCTTGTTTCCACTGCCTACTTGCCCGATTGGAAGGAGTGGAAGGCATAAAGATTCTGGAACTTTCTCCAGGACATAATGTATCAGGATTCTTGCTTAGAGGCGGTAAAGGACCTGACGGCATCGTTATGGAAAAAGGAATAAGGGGAACCTATTCCGTCTGCGGAATCTATCCTGGAAGTGGCAAAATTCCACAAATTTGGGATGCTTTCCTGCAGTTGAAGGGCTCCGACAACAAATGGATAACCGCAACCGGTATAGCCTTTGGAGCTGGTGATAGGAAAAGTGATTTAGTAGGAACAAAAGATGATAAACAATATCGCTCTCTTTTATGTATGCCGTTCAACACTTGCCAAGTGGGATTAAAAATAAATGTTCTTAAAATGAACACACTCCCTCTCACAAAGATAACGTCAGGGAATCCAGTTTTGGATATAACTCCGGGCAGACTAGATTTTGACAAATCGGTACAAGAGGGAATAAAACTCAACCCATTTCAAGTTAGATGCCATGCAATAAGTTACGAGTCAATAGAGAAAGCTATCGTTCTCTGCATCAACACAGCAAACGAGAATGCCTCACACATTGCCAAAGAAGATTATGTTAATCTACTTGAAAATTTATGCAGAGCGGTGACGCTTACCCCTGAAGGAGAGGTCCCCCTCTCAACAACAATGGAAGGCTCGACATTTCTTGAACTTGCATTTCTGGAAGAAGATTTTAACTTTCCTCTTGACGATGAAGGCAAGAAAGACATTGTGGAATATTGTAATCAACTTCTCTATTCATTGAATAGCTGTCTACCTAATCTTCGAACAGGGATGTCCGACTGGAACTCTTCAATTGGAGCTAATCTAGACTTGGAAGAATGGATCCATGTAACTGGAGATGGAGAACAGTGTTATGTAGACTGTGCCTGGGATAATCCGGATATCTTTGAAATTCTGGAAAATACTATTTTGTCAGGGCTGCCTGTTCCTCCAAACGTAGGTTTTTATATCAGAAACACAAAGGATTGCCACCGTCTCTTCCATTTGAGGGAATTCCTTCTCGGTATTCGCAATAAAGGTGCTTCTCCATTAAAACAAAATCCATTCATATTACGTATGGCCCATGTAGATCTATATAACGAACTTCTTCAAGATAAAATCAGTGACCCAAGAAAAAGGATACTCTCTTCTTCCAACAACAATTGGCGTTTAAACGATTATATTCGGCATAACATGTCATCATCTTATCCGCAAGAAGAGCCTATTTACTTCTTGGCTAAAGATAGTAATGGTAATCTATTTTGGCTACAATGGCCTAACGCACAATACATGTATAATATTCCATTACCTGCTAATAATTAACATACATTTTCGTACGTTAATACTCAGAAGCACCAAAAGGACAAAAAAGAATCCCTTGCGATTGCAAGGGATTCTTATATGTAAAAACATCTTGAATTCTAAAATTTGGCTCCTCGGGCAGGACTCGAACCTGCAACCTAGTGGTTAACAGCCACCCGCTCTGCCGATTGAGCTACCGAGGAATATCAAAACTCGTTTATTAAACACCTAATATACTCTTTTGGCAAGTCCCTTTAAGGAAGAAACGCACCAAGTTCTATGAATATAAATATTTTAGTGATGCCTGAAAACTATCGACCATTTTTTCAATTTCAGCAACCTTATATTCTTTTTTCATCAACGTACCAAGCATTCCGCAGTACGTATATACGGTCAGATCACTTAAAATTTTTATCTGTTCTTCTGTATATTTTGTGCTGGAGTGTTTTATATAGTTTTCGTTTTCAAAGAAAAGCTCCCCCATTTGAAGCATAAGTTGAGATACTTCTCCTACGTTAAAGACATCCATATCAAAAATATAATAATAATCTTTTATTATCTGATACACCTGATCTCTATAAGGACCTATAAAAAGTTGAGCGAATATCTCTGGCGTAAAGAATGAAGAACGAGCGATATTTGCCCACATTTGTATGGCAATTTCAAGAGAGTTGTTACTCAATCTTTTAAAGTATTTGAAGTCCTCTACGTAAGGTTCCAAATAACCAATGCACGCATAGGTCAATAAATGATCGAAGTTTTCAAAATGTCGATAGAGGGCTGCAGAGCTATAACCAGTTTTTGCTGCTACTTTACGTATAGTAACGTTGGTAATTCCCTGATCTCCAATCATATCGTAGGTAGTTTTTATTAAAATTTTTTTAACTGCCTTATTACTCATTAACATATCCACCTCTCGTATAAAACCGGCGTTAGCAATGAAGCTCTATAAGAGCCATACACATTAATTGTTATCATCTTACCGCAGAAGACAAAGAGAAGATAGTCTTGAAGACTGGATAAAAGAAACCCTGTGCCTGATTAGATAAAACCAGCTCTAATCAGAGACAGGGTCGTTATTAATAGCAAATAAATTTTTATCTTTCCTCAGTGAAGCTAAGACATTATAGTGTTAATTTTTATTCACTAGCATCAACACTGTTATCTTTATATGTAAGTTTGGCAAATAACATCGTACCGAAAATAGGAACCAAAATATTTATGATATATGGATCTAACGGAAGCCAATTAAACAACCCTTTGTTATACAGAGTCAAACAGAGAATGCCGAGCCCCATACCGCATACACCAGACTTCACATCGTCCAATGAAAACTGGGCAAAAACTGCACCAAACAGGGCCGGAAGCAAAAATGAAAAAGAATCGGTAACATTTTTGGGAAGCATAGCAATAAGCTTGGTTCCTACGATAACTCCTACAACAAGCAAAATAATATTAACAAAAACTGAGGCTCCTACGCCTATCGTCGATATAACCGAGCCCTCTTCAGATCCAACTTCCGTATTTGTCGCTTTAAGAGCTGCTGCTGCGCAAGGAATTCTAAGATTACTTATATTTCCAGATAAGAAAGAAATATATGTTCCTGGAATACCGAGTATCGGAAAGAAAGAAATAGGCTCAATGAACCACCATACTGCATTCACGGATAACTGGGCTACCAATGCAACCATAAGAGGCCCTTTCTCGGGAACGATATTAAAAAGGTATGTAACTGCCAAGGCAGGAAAGAAAACGAGGAAAGCACCTATCCAGCATGTCCATTTTCCGGCCTTTGTAATTTGTGGAATATATGTATCGTTATAGTAGTTTTTCATCGTTTTTTCCTCCTAGATAAGTACTGCGCACAAAACGCCGCCTACCATAGCTATCGTAAGTCCCCACTCGTTCAACCATTTCTTTTTCGTTTTCTTGTAACAAATCATAATAGCCAACATAAGGAGGAACCCCGCCGACAAAGCAACTGTCTTTCCATCCATACTAATTGCATATCCTGCATTTAAGTATCCATAGGCTCCCAACATTGCAGCTGTTGATATAACAGGAACCATTCTAGAAGCACCGCCAGTAAATTTATTTTTGAACTTATCCATTTTGTCTGTAATCAAGGCGGTAAAAACAATCCATCCAATGCAACCTACTGCCATTGCCCATAAGGTTGTTACAAAAACACCTTGAGGAATAGAGGGATCTGTGAGCACTACTCCGTAAGCATCAGCAGCAAATTGAGCCGCAAGCAATTCATAAGCTACATTACCGATATATGCCAATCTCATTAATGCAGTGGGGCCACCTACAACAATAAGCAAAGAAACCATTCCAATAACGATGACTATCGATGGACCTATTGAGGAAATAGAGCCTGTTATAAACGCTGTTTTCATTTTTTCCTCGCTTATTCCCATCTCTTTTCCTGCTTTAAAGCTCTTTTTCAAAAAGATTATGGTTTGAAATAACACTAATCCGACCGCAAGTGCTGTTATCCCCCAAAGAAGAGGACTATTTGCTATCGATGCGTAGCTTTCCATATGCCTATACCTCCATGTTTTCTGTTATTTTGTCCATGATCCCGGTTAGTAATTCAACCCCGATACATAGACATTCTTCGTCAACGTCAAATAATGGATGATGGAATGTAATTTTGCCCAAATCATCTACTTTAGAGGTTCCAAAATAAAAATAACTTGCTTTAGATTTCAAACCATAATATGCAAAATCGTCATACCCCATCTCAGGCAGTTCCATATACGAGACATTTTCAGCACCCAGAACTTCATTTCCTACAGATTCAAAAATATCAATCATGTCGTCTTCGTTTTTAAGTGCAATGCTTATAGTCTCTATATCAATTTCAGAGGAACACCCTCTTAATACACAGACACTCTCAAGTATTTCTTTTATTCTCTTCAAGACAAAGGTTCTGACTTCACTATCAAAGGTCCTGACCGTTCCGCTCATAGTGACTACAGGAGGAATAACGTTTGTTCCCTTTGGAGTTCCTGCATTAAAGGAACATATGGATAACACTGTAGATTTCACAGGATCAAGCTCTCGAGTCAACATGTTTTGCAACGCGTTATAAACTTCCACTCCGGTCATGAGAGCATCTTTTGTCTGATGAGGATAAGCGCCGTGACCACCAGTTCCCTTGATCGCTATTATGAAGTTATCTGCACTAGCCAACATTTCATTTCTCCGCAGAAGCATAGTGCCAACAGGATGGTCTGGGTTCGTATGGAACCCAATCATTACATCAATATCATCAACCTGTCCGCTATCAGTAATCAGCTTGGCGCCACCAGGAGCCGGCCCCTCTTCTGCAGGCTGGAAAACAACTTTCAATGCTCCCTTCAACTCATCTCTGTGTTCTGAATAGTATTTCAGTACACCAAGGGCAACCGTAGTGTGGACATCGTGTCCACAAGCATGACACACGCCAGGATTCTGCGATTTGTAATCTACATCTTTCTGATCCACTATGGGCAAAGCATCAATGTCTGCCCTTATGCCAATTACTGGCCCATCGCTATTTCCTTCTATTGTCGCGATGACAGCAGTTTTGCAGAAATTCTTTACAACGCTAACACCCGGGAAATCCTCTAATATCTCTACGATTCTTCTCGACGTACGAATTTCTTCAAATCCTGTTTCAGGATGTTTGTGAAAATCTCTTCGCCAGCAAACCATCTCTCCCTTATAGCTGCGAATACACTCTTTTCTATCTGCCACATCGTTTCCTCCTTACGTAAGTAAATTAGTTAGCTTAATTTATAAGAGCATGAAAAATACAAAGATTTTTCATTAAAATTTTCTCATCAACTTGCGTTAAACAAAATATGTTATCAAGATAACTGGATAATAACACCCTAATATTGATTCGTCAATAAATTCACTAGTATATTTTTATATATTTATCTTATTTAGTTATCTTGTTAACCTAATGCATTTAAAACTGGTTAGAAAATAACAAAAAAAGCCGTTTCGGAAAATCCGAAACGGCTTGAATTATCTGGTACCTCGTGCAAGACTCGAACATGCAACTAACAAAATTATATTATTTCATATGATACGTAATTCAGTTTCTTTATCAAACAAGTTAACATTTGAGGAATTAAAGTATATCTTCACATATTTACCTACCTCTATATCATAATCTGCCGGCATTTTACCTACAACACTACCTACTTGGGTATTTATATACACGAGCGTTTCAGAACCTAAAAGTTCTGTGAACTCTACACAACCTGTTAAAGGTTTCATTTCGACAGGGGGTATTTCGAAAGAAACGTTTTCCGCTCTAACTCCCAATACTATCGATTTCCCTACGTATTCTTTATCCTTTAGAATTTTCTGCTGCTCTTTATGTAAAAAAAGCATTCCCTCTTTAAAAATTAATTTTATTTCGCTCTTATCCTCAACAACTTTTGCTTCCACCAAATTAATCTGAGGTGAACCAATAAAACTCGCCACAAAAATATTAGATGGATCATTGTAAATGTTTCTAGGAGTATCATTTTGCTGTATAAGCCCATCTCTCATAACAATAATTCTAGACCCCATAGTCATCGCTTCTGTTTGGTCATGAGTAACATAAACAAATGTAGCCTTCAATCTTTTATGAAGTTTTATAATTTCAGCACGCATTTGAACTCTGAGTTTAGCATCCAAACTCGAAAGAGGTTCGTCCATTAAAAAGACTTGGGGTTCCCTGACTATTGCTCGACCTAACGCAACTCGCTGTCTTTGACCTCCCGAAATTTGATCAGGTTTTCTTTGTAACAACTCTTCTATATCTAATATATGGGAAGCTGCCATAACCTTTTCTTCAATTTTTGATGGCTTCTCTTTTTTCATCTTAAGACCGAAGGCGAGGTTTTCATAAACTGTCATATGAGGATATAACGCACAATTTTGAAAAACCATGGCAATATCTCTTTTATTAGGCTCAATATTATTTGCTCTTATACCACTGATATATAGATCTCCAGAAGTAACT of Aminobacterium sp. MB27-C1 contains these proteins:
- a CDS encoding M20 family metallopeptidase, which produces MADRKECIRSYKGEMVCWRRDFHKHPETGFEEIRTSRRIVEILEDFPGVSVVKNFCKTAVIATIEGNSDGPVIGIRADIDALPIVDQKDVDYKSQNPGVCHACGHDVHTTVALGVLKYYSEHRDELKGALKVVFQPAEEGPAPGGAKLITDSGQVDDIDVMIGFHTNPDHPVGTMLLRRNEMLASADNFIIAIKGTGGHGAYPHQTKDALMTGVEVYNALQNMLTRELDPVKSTVLSICSFNAGTPKGTNVIPPVVTMSGTVRTFDSEVRTFVLKRIKEILESVCVLRGCSSEIDIETISIALKNEDDMIDIFESVGNEVLGAENVSYMELPEMGYDDFAYYGLKSKASYFYFGTSKVDDLGKITFHHPLFDVDEECLCIGVELLTGIMDKITENMEV
- a CDS encoding DUF5058 family protein; the protein is MESYASIANSPLLWGITALAVGLVLFQTIIFLKKSFKAGKEMGISEEKMKTAFITGSISSIGPSIVIVIGMVSLLIVVGGPTALMRLAYIGNVAYELLAAQFAADAYGVVLTDPSIPQGVFVTTLWAMAVGCIGWIVFTALITDKMDKFKNKFTGGASRMVPVISTAAMLGAYGYLNAGYAISMDGKTVALSAGFLLMLAIMICYKKTKKKWLNEWGLTIAMVGGVLCAVLI
- a CDS encoding Hint domain-containing homing endonuclease; this translates as MKRMELARILRKPGESIPIKFGDPHHDQWIFDMYGGEQIVKEKLPVLYNALRTTALISQGEVKEKETEGFEDGAEIGIIKWDKESHSLVIKASTSLVSKALYIDEKIEVRTSKDEHVATFAQTTEETDHTKLVLCSDFDPADYASNVLEIDYTSHWAEATNGQLKGFLSSRNIESQIYLSGEVKEVHLLKPVKKDSTQESPINICYNRRPVAEEEIDYIYEESFDPATGKQRLFAPLSAWVEFEDDSDPFRCIDLSTFDLKLDCQNGIARYTKTDREIPLQDRFVKGQDAPAKYTNGFFFDLDPDWKTNVPSNRLPQKDKVDIYFTVQYVRESGDRGSIQISSTLAPPIPSNAALSRCLHILWGCLSKGTKILMADGCERPIETIKIGDLVQMNTNGYTAVVTQCIRGNEKDDMIHFHTLNGLDLVCTKDHPIVTDKGAMRASEVTGNCHFIHQTGEILKLTGIWEVPGDEVYNLELCPQENDPSSKEGCTFFAEGILVGDNNMQALVKAPTNEIFDNPHRDSAAVKQTLWEAMK
- a CDS encoding TetR/AcrR family transcriptional regulator, with translation MSNKAVKKILIKTTYDMIGDQGITNVTIRKVAAKTGYSSAALYRHFENFDHLLTYACIGYLEPYVEDFKYFKRLSNNSLEIAIQMWANIARSSFFTPEIFAQLFIGPYRDQVYQIIKDYYYIFDMDVFNVGEVSQLMLQMGELFFENENYIKHSSTKYTEEQIKILSDLTVYTYCGMLGTLMKKEYKVAEIEKMVDSFQASLKYLYS
- a CDS encoding ABC transporter ATP-binding protein, with amino-acid sequence MKRLQLNNVNKIYKNGVHSIKSLNLDIEDREFIVIVGPSGCGKTTLLRMIAGLEEVTSGDLYISGIRANNIEPNKRDIAMVFQNCALYPHMTVYENLAFGLKMKKEKPSKIEEKVMAASHILDIEELLQRKPDQISGGQRQRVALGRAIVREPQVFLMDEPLSSLDAKLRVQMRAEIIKLHKRLKATFVYVTHDQTEAMTMGSRIIVMRDGLIQQNDTPRNIYNDPSNIFVASFIGSPQINLVEAKVVEDKSEIKLIFKEGMLFLHKEQQKILKDKEYVGKSIVLGVRAENVSFEIPPVEMKPLTGCVEFTELLGSETLVYINTQVGSVVGKMPADYDIEVGKYVKIYFNSSNVNLFDKETELRII
- a CDS encoding LamG-like jellyroll fold domain-containing protein, translating into MSHQRRSFFSLKCNPPDCAIINDPPLISLCGSTPFTLSARFYISSRESNATIITQEGVFSLEIVKGALRFFSKGLGTFTLDIAKDPLAERDWNKVDIVYDKTNVIIYLQGFPALSAKTSSSQSSFIDKNTPWKMGLMEGYLQDVEFYSQALDKDEVQKLFFSNHHISRDKIELWADFGEYEPLDRSSRKHKLQLTGGCDIVNLVYGITPGKEGCIVPIGTAPVNPGSKECSTFTLLAKVYLGITTEDNDTYIFCNGTPEKPGSVCLGLSDKQTRPFFSLGEKRFTFDREIKAQRWIDLTATVSSTSVSLHIDGSPAGSHTISTSPARTEGAEIYLGNCQKGRTFNNGLQGHLDSICIFSSALTAEKLTEYADVAPYYFAPDLKALWIFSQEGNGAEILHGGNLAYSKTEVTLIENTVLDRELPPFEFAMPDNETGFSNMEEWQNRFAAEVFLQILHSVTGLEATRGFKDEEKQKLNGSMSLLLRNCLTSDPSLSNLMIEDEPDSKDILEFILAIYGCFELSVILYSFYCAWITHNPFGTRPFMVRFLYCVSKCIKSPEYLAANGAFILAVSRGIKGYREIHHFPNTDPSQPTGSEECTLLVKSIAFYDETLIDAGALLGRPDFDHDPVLPEWNSSELKNASILYHNQGEKTENIFVKATLNCNNFTNEKIVVTIGARTPEKSLLGRIPEINFTVTKSGNYTVKLPLKDNTLSGAHSQCYTQQWEWYFKVKGKVEPLGTTEHKIYVILGKPLSPWTTEKDTANLPVYPMIDLCNEVTKQECTETAKDRKFASQFVKWFRSCGKFASRERLDSPQNARWTNFHRILTIDGKAILTSIQNFEKTQKTENKAAFNDLETACFHCLLARLEGVEGIKILELSPGHNVSGFLLRGGKGPDGIVMEKGIRGTYSVCGIYPGSGKIPQIWDAFLQLKGSDNKWITATGIAFGAGDRKSDLVGTKDDKQYRSLLCMPFNTCQVGLKINVLKMNTLPLTKITSGNPVLDITPGRLDFDKSVQEGIKLNPFQVRCHAISYESIEKAIVLCINTANENASHIAKEDYVNLLENLCRAVTLTPEGEVPLSTTMEGSTFLELAFLEEDFNFPLDDEGKKDIVEYCNQLLYSLNSCLPNLRTGMSDWNSSIGANLDLEEWIHVTGDGEQCYVDCAWDNPDIFEILENTILSGLPVPPNVGFYIRNTKDCHRLFHLREFLLGIRNKGASPLKQNPFILRMAHVDLYNELLQDKISDPRKRILSSSNNNWRLNDYIRHNMSSSYPQEEPIYFLAKDSNGNLFWLQWPNAQYMYNIPLPANN